In Chitinophaga nivalis, a single genomic region encodes these proteins:
- a CDS encoding 2OG-Fe(II) oxygenase, giving the protein METSQQTKLFDYDHWNAQLAGISNEYQTASPYPHIVLEDFMNPDVLDKCNQEFDRLNETEGWINYVHYNENKAGLNKLDLLPTTIKQTINELNSPEFLQFLSTLTGIPNLKKDDMLEGGGIHQSKRGGFLNIHADFTVHPHHRHWQRRVNVLVYLNKDWEEAWGGKLELWDTEMKACEKKVLPIFNRCVIFNTDADSYHGHPEPTTCPEDRNRRSIALYYYTEEAQPYRRATHYMVRPGEDNKKLMVKLDNAMVAVYTEIKGWLGSNDKVVSKFLRFLSRKKKK; this is encoded by the coding sequence GTGGAAACCTCTCAACAAACAAAATTATTCGATTACGATCATTGGAATGCACAACTTGCCGGCATAAGTAACGAATACCAGACAGCCAGTCCTTATCCTCATATCGTGTTGGAGGATTTCATGAATCCGGATGTATTGGATAAATGCAACCAGGAGTTTGACAGGTTAAATGAAACCGAAGGATGGATCAACTATGTTCATTACAATGAAAATAAAGCGGGGCTGAATAAACTGGACCTGCTGCCTACTACCATCAAACAAACCATCAATGAGCTGAACTCGCCGGAATTCCTGCAGTTTCTCAGTACACTGACTGGCATCCCCAACCTGAAAAAGGATGATATGCTGGAAGGTGGTGGTATTCACCAGTCTAAAAGAGGCGGATTCCTGAATATCCATGCCGACTTCACCGTACACCCGCATCACCGTCACTGGCAACGCCGGGTAAACGTACTGGTGTACCTGAATAAAGACTGGGAAGAAGCCTGGGGTGGTAAACTGGAATTATGGGATACCGAAATGAAAGCCTGTGAGAAGAAAGTATTGCCCATTTTCAACCGCTGTGTAATTTTCAATACTGATGCAGACTCCTATCACGGTCATCCGGAACCTACTACCTGTCCGGAAGACAGAAACAGAAGATCCATCGCCCTGTATTATTACACCGAAGAAGCGCAGCCTTATCGTCGTGCCACCCATTACATGGTACGCCCGGGTGAAGACAACAAAAAACTCATGGTGAAGCTGGACAATGCGATGGTGGCGGTTTACACCGAAATCAAAGGATGGCTTGGCTCCAATGATAAAGTGGTGAGTAAATTCCTCCGCTTCCTCTCCCGCAAGAAAAAGAAGTAA
- a CDS encoding ArnT family glycosyltransferase: MHSNKTLNVILLSVIAALFFIPFLGRVHLFDWDEINFAECSREMLKLGDYTRVYVDFKPFWEKPPMFFWMQSLAMQCFGVNEFAARFPNAICGIVTLVVIYLCGSRVYDRKFGLLWALAYGGSLFPNMYFKSGIIDPWFNLFIFLSLYYFILYTWKRNGVDKEGLKKTAVTYAIWSGIYMGLAILTKGQVALMIFLMVLGVYFIYNRFRFYFGWGHALLFLVVASLVTATWYGYETAKNGTWFIAEFMKYQYRLFTTHDAGQEGFWGYHYVVLLIGCFPASLFALPSFFRSQYSSRFDKDFKVWMLILFWVVTLLFTIVQSRIIHYSSMAWFPLTFLAAYTFYKWERKELNYKKYVGVLTTILGSIIAIVLLAVPLIGLNIKRLIPYVKDTFAQANMAAEVTWNGSEGLVGIIMVLTLIVGIRMLRKRNYAGAAWTYFGGTALVIFLAAAIIVPKVERYSQGAAIDFFEARQGEDCYVKVLGYWSYAPFFYTHKEKPTNENSYNEEWLLTGNIDKPVYFVTKVDRVNDYAQYTSLKELYRKNGFVFLKREPVQH, encoded by the coding sequence ATGCATTCAAATAAAACCTTAAATGTCATATTGCTTTCGGTGATTGCCGCGCTTTTTTTTATACCCTTTTTGGGCAGGGTACATCTGTTCGACTGGGATGAAATAAATTTTGCGGAATGTTCCAGGGAGATGTTGAAACTGGGCGATTACACGCGGGTGTATGTAGACTTTAAGCCGTTCTGGGAAAAGCCGCCGATGTTTTTCTGGATGCAAAGCCTGGCGATGCAATGTTTTGGCGTCAATGAATTTGCTGCCCGTTTTCCGAATGCCATCTGTGGTATCGTAACGCTGGTGGTCATCTATCTGTGTGGTTCCCGGGTGTACGACCGGAAGTTTGGTTTGTTGTGGGCGCTGGCCTATGGCGGATCTTTGTTTCCTAATATGTACTTTAAATCCGGTATCATTGATCCGTGGTTTAACCTGTTCATTTTCCTGTCGCTCTACTATTTCATTTTATATACCTGGAAGAGAAACGGGGTGGATAAAGAAGGTTTGAAAAAAACAGCGGTGACCTATGCGATCTGGTCCGGTATATATATGGGGCTGGCTATCCTGACCAAGGGACAGGTAGCGCTGATGATCTTCCTGATGGTACTGGGTGTGTATTTTATCTATAACCGGTTCCGTTTTTATTTTGGCTGGGGGCATGCTTTATTGTTCCTGGTAGTAGCCTCGCTGGTAACTGCCACGTGGTATGGTTATGAGACGGCAAAAAATGGTACCTGGTTTATTGCGGAGTTCATGAAATATCAATACCGTTTGTTTACCACGCATGATGCCGGCCAGGAAGGTTTCTGGGGCTATCACTATGTGGTGTTGCTGATCGGTTGTTTTCCGGCGTCGCTTTTTGCGTTGCCCTCCTTTTTCCGGTCGCAGTACAGCAGCCGTTTTGACAAGGACTTTAAGGTATGGATGCTGATCCTGTTCTGGGTGGTTACTTTATTGTTTACCATTGTACAGTCCCGTATCATTCACTATTCTTCTATGGCCTGGTTCCCGCTCACTTTCCTGGCTGCCTATACTTTCTACAAATGGGAACGGAAGGAGCTGAATTATAAAAAGTATGTAGGCGTACTCACGACGATCCTGGGTAGTATCATTGCCATTGTGTTGCTGGCGGTACCGCTGATCGGACTGAATATCAAAAGACTGATTCCTTATGTAAAGGATACTTTTGCGCAGGCCAATATGGCGGCGGAAGTGACCTGGAATGGTTCCGAAGGACTGGTGGGTATTATCATGGTATTGACCCTCATTGTTGGTATCCGGATGCTGAGAAAACGTAATTATGCCGGTGCTGCCTGGACGTACTTTGGCGGTACTGCGCTGGTGATTTTCCTGGCGGCAGCGATCATTGTGCCTAAAGTAGAAAGATATTCCCAGGGGGCGGCGATCGATTTCTTTGAAGCCAGACAAGGCGAAGATTGTTATGTAAAGGTATTGGGCTACTGGAGCTATGCGCCTTTCTTCTATACTCATAAAGAGAAGCCCACCAATGAAAATTCCTATAATGAAGAGTGGCTGCTGACCGGCAACATCGATAAGCCTGTTTATTTTGTGACCAAGGTAGACCGGGTGAATGATTACGCACAGTATACCTCTCTCAAGGAATTATACCGTAAAAACGGATTCGTATTCCTGAAAAGAGAACCGGTACAGCATTAA
- a CDS encoding TolC family protein, translating into MLKNNILCCWFFLCWYTSLQAQSGLTLKQALHTAQQNNPFLQPATLNTGIAQSDVITAGLRPNPVLNNQTLQLMDARNFAANTNFANAHNRQVWWQLTKPFQLAGQRKYKQEVAYKNVTLAEKNYLGTEQGVLAETGNKWLDVWYSKVNLDLLNQAQTNIDSLLSTQEVRLKNQVISQSDLARTQLLSEQYHLQLQQATQQYNNEVQNLQLLTGSNNTLTIDTDDPVITLEVVQQLDSLTRLSYAQRPDMQVAQTSIDAAKSNIRLQRSLAHPVPELGLIYNPQNTVPYFGFFGTIDLPFFSRNQGEIKKSKLLLQQSEQSLAATRQQAQTEVRNAYNTYQVNKTTMEKYKNILDKSSWVLQSVKYAYARGGTTIIDFLEAQRTWFDTEKMYYTALYDYRKSYLQLLYVTGLINQL; encoded by the coding sequence ATGTTAAAAAACAACATTTTATGCTGCTGGTTTTTCCTGTGCTGGTATACCAGCCTGCAGGCGCAATCCGGCCTTACTTTAAAACAAGCCTTGCACACCGCACAGCAAAACAATCCTTTCCTGCAACCCGCTACCCTGAATACCGGCATCGCACAAAGCGATGTCATTACCGCCGGCCTGCGGCCCAATCCGGTGCTGAATAATCAGACATTGCAACTCATGGACGCCCGAAATTTTGCGGCCAACACCAACTTCGCCAATGCACACAACCGGCAGGTATGGTGGCAGCTCACCAAACCATTCCAGCTGGCCGGGCAACGGAAATACAAACAGGAAGTAGCCTACAAAAATGTGACCCTGGCGGAGAAAAACTACCTGGGCACCGAACAGGGGGTACTGGCCGAAACCGGCAACAAATGGCTGGACGTATGGTACAGTAAAGTAAATCTCGACCTCCTGAACCAGGCGCAAACCAACATCGACAGCCTCCTCAGCACACAGGAAGTCCGGTTGAAGAACCAGGTGATCAGCCAGAGTGACCTGGCCAGAACCCAGCTCTTGTCGGAGCAATACCACCTGCAGCTGCAACAGGCTACCCAGCAATACAACAACGAAGTACAAAACCTGCAGCTCCTCACCGGCAGCAACAACACCCTTACCATCGATACCGATGATCCGGTGATTACCCTGGAAGTAGTGCAGCAGCTGGATAGCCTTACCCGCCTGTCGTACGCACAGCGGCCGGATATGCAGGTGGCACAAACCAGTATTGATGCCGCCAAAAGCAACATCCGCCTGCAACGGTCCCTTGCTCATCCCGTTCCGGAGCTGGGGCTGATTTATAATCCGCAGAACACAGTACCCTATTTCGGTTTCTTCGGTACCATTGACCTGCCGTTTTTTAGCCGCAACCAGGGAGAAATTAAAAAATCAAAACTGTTGCTCCAGCAATCAGAACAATCCCTGGCAGCGACCCGGCAACAGGCGCAAACAGAAGTACGTAACGCCTACAATACTTACCAGGTCAACAAAACAACCATGGAAAAGTATAAAAATATCCTCGACAAATCATCCTGGGTATTACAGTCCGTGAAATACGCCTACGCCCGCGGAGGTACTACCATCATCGATTTCCTGGAAGCGCAACGTACCTGGTTCGATACCGAAAAGATGTACTACACTGCTTTATACGACTACCGTAAAAGCTACCTGCAACTATTATATGTAACCGGATTAATTAATCAACTCTAA
- a CDS encoding DUF190 domain-containing protein translates to MLQAQIFIDKDDLYGTRPLYEFIMQQLLLNKVKGATVYKGIMGFGANQQMKRPDQMFSFDDPPIVITFIDEDAKVRDVLTRLRQEYKGGFIITHHVDPFEA, encoded by the coding sequence ATGTTACAGGCTCAGATTTTTATAGACAAAGACGATCTCTATGGTACCCGTCCTCTGTATGAGTTTATCATGCAGCAGCTGTTGCTGAACAAGGTAAAGGGTGCTACCGTATATAAAGGCATCATGGGATTTGGTGCCAACCAGCAAATGAAACGACCGGATCAGATGTTCTCTTTTGATGATCCCCCTATCGTGATCACCTTTATTGATGAAGATGCCAAAGTGCGGGATGTACTGACCCGCCTGCGGCAGGAATACAAAGGTGGATTCATTATTACTCACCATGTAGACCCATTCGAGGCATGA
- a CDS encoding efflux RND transporter periplasmic adaptor subunit, with the protein MKRIIPGLMIASISLAILSCGSHEPEKKNTPASNKPIVQDSGRVIQFPADSLTLSYFHTAVVTKSDLNTALTAPARVVATIVPSREDLGQNIVLFDNADLTANYTEMLQHTINIREKASIIQQKKAIVSQKQIELSRFQDLVEHGAGTGKDVSTAKTDLISAQTDVAVAQTELANEKTAIIEHESKLKLAGFDPQAVLHAQPGKVWIICDMPENQVNKVKEGSTCTLQFTSYPNETFTGTIEDIGEVVDNITRMVKLRIGVRDGKKQLRAGMFASVKFDVSEGNTLSVPRSVLITVQGKNYVFVKGKAAHSFERREVLTGAQVADRVVIYTGLQEGDIVVTDGAMELKGISFGY; encoded by the coding sequence ATGAAACGCATTATACCCGGCTTAATGATAGCCAGCATCTCCCTGGCAATATTATCATGCGGCTCCCATGAACCGGAGAAAAAAAACACTCCTGCCTCCAATAAACCCATCGTACAGGACAGTGGCCGCGTCATTCAGTTCCCGGCCGACAGCCTTACCCTGAGTTACTTCCATACGGCCGTAGTCACCAAAAGTGACCTCAACACGGCCCTCACAGCTCCTGCCCGGGTAGTAGCCACCATCGTGCCTTCCCGGGAAGACCTCGGACAAAACATCGTCTTATTCGACAATGCCGACCTCACCGCCAACTACACAGAGATGCTGCAACATACCATCAACATCCGGGAAAAAGCCAGCATCATCCAACAGAAGAAAGCGATCGTCAGCCAGAAACAAATTGAGCTGAGTCGTTTTCAGGACCTCGTAGAACACGGCGCCGGTACCGGTAAAGATGTATCTACTGCCAAAACGGATCTGATCTCCGCACAAACGGATGTAGCCGTAGCACAGACAGAACTGGCCAACGAAAAAACAGCGATCATAGAACATGAGTCCAAACTGAAACTGGCCGGTTTCGACCCGCAGGCAGTGCTGCATGCACAACCCGGTAAAGTATGGATCATCTGTGATATGCCCGAAAACCAGGTTAATAAAGTAAAAGAAGGCAGTACCTGCACCCTGCAGTTTACCTCTTATCCGAATGAAACCTTTACCGGCACCATCGAAGATATTGGTGAAGTGGTAGATAACATTACCCGCATGGTGAAGCTACGTATAGGCGTACGGGATGGTAAAAAACAACTGCGGGCCGGCATGTTTGCTTCCGTAAAATTTGATGTCAGCGAAGGCAATACCTTGTCTGTTCCCAGAAGTGTACTCATTACCGTACAAGGCAAAAACTATGTATTCGTAAAAGGAAAAGCGGCCCACTCCTTTGAACGGAGAGAGGTGCTCACCGGCGCCCAGGTGGCAGACCGCGTAGTGATCTACACCGGCCTGCAGGAAGGTGATATCGTAGTCACCGACGGCGCCATGGAATTAAAAGGAATTTCTTTCGGATACTAA
- a CDS encoding TonB-dependent receptor domain-containing protein, producing MMNWKIALLGLVSLPFTIMAAQAQEKQYTVKGTIVDSLSVKPVAYVTVGVLNKEGQPVAAAYSETDGSFKYTLPAAGEYTVVVTSIGYRMYRMPLIVPAAKKTVSLDTLFLAPGTQQLKEITVAATRQLVSQQPGMLVYNAENDLSNKGGTAADVLRKAPVLNVDAQGNVSMRGSTNLKILVNGKYSGQMARSAADALNMMPADMIKSVEVITTPSAKYDAEGAAGVINIITKKGRKQFSGALEVMASNWEQALNPRISFSQNKWNVNIAGHLHRLQSKTVSDLERITLTNNKPAGSLRQHTEKDNVMPHGSAEISVDYMADSLSEFSLGINTWLGNWPEDNQQTTAIIRPDGSFAEQYGQSVKTKANYLGADFSLGYNRKFSKPGQELTLLAQFSPSRDRSRYNSRQTEKDIFTRYRELNNSETLGKEWTLQADYTQPLSAAGKQILQGGIKTISRNVNNDYRVDASTMGRPEDLVLQPDRTDYFSYQQRVLAAYALLKVNFSHDWYAEAGARVEGTFIDGKFRSSGATFNNNFFNFVPTATVTKKLNEQQALSLSYTKRLTRPYIWDLNPNANASDAKNIVTGNPQLQPEIAHQAEFTYSLNTNGGLFLNAALYGKQTENSIEDYTTTDGNGISTTSKQNLATNRQFGLNVSATKDILPQWSLNGNVNVNHLDYKSGALLIINNGWAGDVNINTTYKLPANYALQAFGEYNSRLVTLQGHKTSRYYYSFSAKKELPAQKIVMTLSLVNPFSNTITQTEVLQAATFTSRMQNQYYNRAIKLTVNWEFGRMFDQRRVKKISNDDVKVQGKG from the coding sequence ATGATGAATTGGAAGATAGCCTTGCTTGGGCTGGTAAGCCTGCCATTTACCATAATGGCTGCACAGGCGCAGGAAAAGCAGTATACCGTAAAAGGTACTATTGTGGATTCCCTTTCTGTAAAACCGGTCGCTTATGTAACCGTAGGCGTACTCAATAAAGAAGGACAGCCGGTTGCTGCTGCCTACAGTGAAACCGACGGCAGCTTTAAATATACCCTGCCCGCTGCCGGTGAATATACCGTGGTAGTGACTTCTATCGGATACCGGATGTATAGAATGCCATTAATCGTTCCTGCTGCCAAAAAAACAGTGAGTCTGGATACGTTGTTCCTGGCGCCAGGTACCCAGCAACTGAAAGAGATCACGGTGGCGGCTACACGTCAGCTGGTGTCGCAGCAGCCTGGTATGCTGGTATACAATGCAGAAAATGATCTGAGTAATAAAGGAGGTACTGCCGCGGATGTATTGCGTAAAGCACCGGTGCTGAATGTGGATGCACAGGGTAACGTATCCATGCGGGGAAGTACCAACCTGAAAATACTGGTGAATGGTAAATACTCTGGTCAGATGGCCCGCAGTGCTGCGGATGCCCTCAATATGATGCCGGCAGATATGATCAAATCCGTGGAGGTAATTACCACGCCCTCTGCCAAATATGATGCAGAAGGGGCAGCGGGGGTGATCAACATCATTACCAAAAAAGGCAGAAAACAATTCAGCGGAGCGCTGGAGGTAATGGCCAGTAACTGGGAACAGGCGCTCAATCCACGTATTTCCTTTTCGCAGAACAAGTGGAATGTAAATATTGCCGGACACCTGCACAGGCTGCAGTCCAAAACCGTTTCCGACCTGGAACGTATTACGCTCACGAATAATAAACCCGCCGGTTCTTTGCGTCAGCATACCGAAAAAGATAATGTGATGCCACATGGATCTGCAGAAATCAGTGTCGATTATATGGCAGACTCCCTCAGCGAATTTAGTCTGGGTATCAACACCTGGCTGGGTAACTGGCCGGAAGATAATCAGCAGACAACGGCTATCATCCGGCCTGATGGCTCTTTCGCAGAGCAATACGGCCAGTCTGTAAAAACCAAAGCCAACTACCTCGGCGCGGATTTCAGTCTGGGATACAACCGCAAGTTCAGCAAACCCGGACAGGAACTGACGTTGCTGGCACAGTTCTCTCCATCACGGGATCGTTCCCGGTATAATTCCCGCCAGACGGAAAAAGATATTTTTACCCGTTACCGTGAGTTGAACAACAGTGAAACATTAGGTAAGGAATGGACGTTGCAGGCAGATTACACGCAGCCGTTGTCTGCTGCCGGTAAACAGATATTACAGGGCGGTATCAAAACCATCTCCCGGAATGTCAACAACGATTACCGGGTAGATGCCAGTACCATGGGCCGTCCGGAAGACCTGGTGCTGCAGCCTGACCGTACCGATTACTTTTCTTATCAGCAGCGTGTGCTGGCTGCCTATGCTTTGCTGAAAGTAAATTTCAGTCATGACTGGTATGCAGAAGCCGGCGCCAGAGTAGAAGGTACTTTTATTGATGGTAAGTTCCGCTCATCCGGTGCTACCTTCAATAACAACTTCTTCAACTTCGTTCCTACGGCTACGGTTACTAAAAAGCTGAATGAACAACAGGCGCTGTCACTCAGCTATACCAAAAGACTGACCAGGCCTTATATCTGGGACCTGAATCCGAATGCCAACGCCAGCGATGCTAAAAACATCGTTACTGGTAACCCGCAATTACAACCTGAAATTGCCCACCAGGCAGAGTTTACGTACAGCCTGAATACGAATGGTGGTCTGTTTTTGAATGCGGCACTTTACGGGAAACAAACAGAAAATTCCATCGAGGATTATACCACTACCGACGGGAATGGTATCTCTACCACCAGCAAACAAAACCTGGCTACCAACCGTCAGTTTGGATTGAATGTGAGTGCTACCAAAGATATTCTGCCGCAGTGGAGCCTGAATGGTAATGTGAATGTCAATCACCTGGATTATAAAAGCGGCGCATTGCTGATTATCAACAATGGCTGGGCCGGAGATGTGAATATCAATACTACCTATAAGCTGCCGGCTAACTATGCCCTCCAGGCTTTCGGAGAATACAACAGCCGCCTGGTAACTTTACAGGGACATAAAACCTCCCGCTATTACTATAGCTTCTCTGCCAAAAAAGAATTGCCGGCACAGAAAATAGTGATGACGTTATCGCTGGTGAATCCGTTCTCCAATACGATTACACAAACAGAAGTATTGCAGGCCGCTACCTTTACTTCCCGCATGCAGAACCAGTATTATAACCGCGCCATCAAGCTGACGGTTAACTGGGAATTTGGCCGGATGTTCGACCAACGGCGCGTGAAAAAAATCAGCAATGATGATGTGAAAGTGCAGGGGAAAGGATAA
- a CDS encoding efflux RND transporter permease subunit: MIRNILIFSLRNRWAVIIAAVVLSVIGYWCFTQLKIEAYPDIADTNVIIVAPYEGRAAEEVEQQVTVPIERALNNVPRVLDRRSRTIFGLSVVQLTFQDGTDDYFARQQVIERLSSVSLPPGVTTELAPLTTAVGEIYRYVVEAPPNYTPMQLRDLQDWVIRPAILQVPGIADVTTFGGPLKQFHILTAPDKLRKYNLTLQAVIDAVQKNNQNTGGNVIERGGQGFAVRGLGSVKSEKDIQNIVLTAVNGTPIYIRDVATVEVTPPPPSGVMGYAVPDEGIDKVGAPEGIILLRRGENPSEVLKALKAKMADITETELPDGIHLRVLYDRSFLINHSLETVSHTLFMGVSIVVIILVFFLGSIRSALVVTATIPFALLFAFILMRLTGIPANLLSLGAIDFGIIVDGACVMAEHLIRRYRNATEAEKKGGITGITMLAAQEVGREIFFSVTIIILAYTPILLMTRVEGKLFSPMALTLAFAVIGSMICALSLIPVLISFAYKKALSADKPMKPHHNVVLDFLERTYKKSLNFFLRFHKQTVIAAGIMILLLIGLGGKLGTEFLPELDEGSIFMRAFLPAGVTIQENAKIAPKIREIAARYPPVRYIITQTGRNDDGTDPFPTNRTEILIGLKNYKLWSDTISKKELVKRIQADLERNIPGASFNSGQPIIDQVMEIVTGSAADLAVSVVGDDLAMMRTKADSIANIVKATPGAASVNIEQEGTQAQLAININRENAARFGINVSDIQGMIEAAIGGMPVGTLYDGTKRYDIVIRYLPENRNSVEAIKALQIPSATGALIPMEQLADIRFIDGQTNIYRIDGKRMITVRTNVRGRDQGSFVSELQEKIAKQIKVPKGYDIIYGGQYENLERAGKQLSLTIPLTIVIVFVFLFMLFKSMKHTFVTMSCMLVALAGGIVALFIRGYHFNVSAGVGFVSIFGISVMAGVLLVSALNREMYRSPLTVRASVQKVAVDQFKAIMMMLVVAIIGLIPAAISSGIGSDVQRPLATVIIGGLTFTLLFTPVVIPPLYYWLERKPQGE, from the coding sequence ATGATTCGCAACATTCTTATATTCTCCTTACGTAACCGTTGGGCAGTGATCATTGCTGCCGTAGTGCTTTCCGTCATTGGTTACTGGTGTTTTACCCAGTTAAAAATTGAAGCATACCCGGATATTGCCGATACCAACGTCATCATTGTAGCGCCCTACGAAGGGCGTGCCGCCGAAGAAGTAGAACAACAGGTAACCGTACCCATTGAGCGGGCGCTGAATAATGTGCCCCGGGTATTGGACCGCAGAAGCCGTACTATCTTCGGTCTGTCTGTTGTACAGCTCACCTTCCAGGATGGTACCGATGATTATTTCGCCCGGCAGCAGGTGATAGAACGCCTGTCGTCTGTTTCGCTGCCACCCGGCGTTACCACGGAGCTGGCGCCCCTTACCACAGCAGTCGGTGAAATATACCGCTATGTGGTAGAAGCGCCACCCAACTACACGCCCATGCAGCTGAGAGACCTGCAGGACTGGGTGATACGCCCCGCGATCCTCCAGGTACCCGGCATTGCGGATGTAACCACCTTCGGCGGCCCATTGAAACAATTTCACATTCTAACGGCGCCGGATAAACTCCGTAAATACAACCTCACGCTGCAAGCCGTTATTGATGCGGTACAAAAGAATAACCAGAATACCGGTGGAAACGTCATCGAACGGGGCGGACAAGGCTTTGCCGTACGTGGCCTCGGTAGCGTGAAATCGGAAAAGGATATCCAGAACATTGTACTCACCGCCGTAAACGGTACGCCTATCTATATCCGCGATGTAGCCACGGTGGAAGTAACGCCACCGCCACCCAGCGGGGTAATGGGCTACGCCGTACCGGATGAAGGCATCGATAAGGTAGGTGCTCCGGAAGGCATCATTCTGCTGCGCAGGGGAGAAAACCCCAGCGAAGTGCTGAAAGCCTTAAAAGCTAAAATGGCAGATATCACCGAAACAGAATTGCCGGATGGCATTCACCTGCGTGTACTGTATGACCGGAGTTTCCTCATCAACCACTCCCTGGAAACCGTATCCCATACGCTTTTCATGGGAGTAAGTATCGTGGTGATCATCCTCGTTTTCTTCCTGGGCAGTATCCGTTCTGCACTGGTGGTAACGGCCACTATTCCCTTTGCCTTGCTGTTTGCGTTTATACTGATGCGGCTCACCGGTATTCCGGCCAACCTGCTGTCTTTAGGTGCCATCGACTTCGGGATCATTGTAGATGGGGCCTGCGTGATGGCGGAACACCTGATCCGGCGTTACCGCAATGCCACCGAAGCGGAGAAAAAAGGCGGTATCACCGGCATCACCATGCTGGCGGCACAGGAAGTAGGACGGGAAATCTTTTTCTCCGTTACCATCATCATCCTGGCCTATACGCCCATCCTGCTGATGACAAGAGTAGAAGGTAAACTCTTCTCTCCCATGGCGCTCACCCTGGCTTTTGCGGTAATCGGTTCTATGATCTGTGCCTTGTCACTCATCCCGGTACTGATCTCCTTTGCCTATAAAAAAGCCTTGTCGGCAGATAAACCGATGAAGCCACACCATAATGTGGTGCTGGACTTTTTAGAGCGTACCTATAAAAAATCGCTCAACTTCTTTTTACGTTTCCACAAACAAACCGTCATCGCTGCAGGTATCATGATCCTGTTGCTGATTGGGCTGGGTGGCAAACTGGGAACAGAGTTTCTGCCAGAGCTGGATGAAGGTTCTATCTTCATGCGTGCCTTTTTACCTGCCGGTGTAACCATCCAGGAAAATGCGAAGATTGCCCCGAAAATACGGGAGATCGCCGCCCGCTATCCGCCGGTAAGATACATCATCACACAAACAGGCCGCAACGACGATGGTACCGATCCGTTCCCGACGAACCGTACGGAAATCCTCATCGGACTCAAAAACTATAAGCTGTGGAGTGATACCATTTCCAAAAAAGAACTGGTGAAAAGAATACAGGCCGATCTGGAAAGAAATATTCCGGGCGCCTCTTTCAACTCCGGTCAGCCCATCATTGACCAGGTGATGGAAATTGTAACCGGTAGTGCCGCCGACCTCGCCGTTTCGGTAGTGGGCGACGACCTGGCCATGATGCGCACAAAAGCAGACAGTATTGCCAATATCGTAAAAGCCACACCCGGTGCGGCTTCTGTAAACATAGAACAGGAAGGTACCCAGGCACAGCTGGCCATTAATATCAACCGTGAAAATGCCGCGCGTTTCGGTATCAACGTGAGTGATATCCAGGGAATGATAGAAGCTGCCATTGGCGGGATGCCGGTAGGCACGCTCTATGACGGTACCAAACGTTATGATATCGTGATCCGCTACCTGCCGGAAAACCGCAATTCGGTAGAAGCCATCAAAGCACTGCAGATTCCTTCCGCAACCGGTGCGCTCATTCCCATGGAACAACTGGCAGACATCCGCTTTATCGACGGCCAGACAAACATCTACCGGATAGATGGTAAACGCATGATCACAGTACGTACCAATGTACGGGGCCGTGACCAGGGTTCTTTTGTATCGGAGCTGCAGGAAAAAATAGCGAAGCAGATAAAGGTGCCGAAAGGCTATGATATCATTTATGGCGGCCAGTACGAAAACCTGGAACGCGCCGGCAAACAGCTGTCACTCACCATTCCGCTCACCATTGTTATCGTATTCGTATTTCTGTTTATGCTCTTCAAAAGCATGAAACATACGTTCGTGACCATGAGTTGTATGCTGGTAGCACTGGCAGGCGGTATTGTGGCGCTCTTTATACGGGGTTATCACTTCAACGTATCCGCCGGTGTAGGCTTTGTATCCATCTTTGGTATCTCTGTCATGGCAGGGGTATTATTGGTATCGGCCCTCAACCGCGAAATGTATCGTTCCCCCCTTACCGTTAGAGCCTCGGTACAAAAAGTAGCAGTAGACCAGTTCAAAGCAATTATGATGATGCTGGTAGTGGCCATCATCGGTTTAATACCGGCAGCCATCAGCTCCGGCATTGGCTCCGATGTACAACGGCCGCTGGCTACCGTTATCATCGGCGGACTCACGTTTACCTTACTGTTCACCCCCGTTGTGATTCCACCACTTTATTACTGGCTGGAACGTAAACCACAGGGAGAATAA